A genomic window from Silene latifolia isolate original U9 population chromosome Y, ASM4854445v1, whole genome shotgun sequence includes:
- the LOC141628531 gene encoding uncharacterized protein LOC141628531, producing the protein MAVVTCDCTSMDVQKNKVGELWLELFTCVALVEQSPGHCDELLGILREFKERVKITPDESGNTGFAKVKDKNAEMGMLLGTSIPSEIKVLPPRQCKNKGSGKRLISQRERAGEVNKKTLRKCRACGEMANHDSRNCDRRTTDNE; encoded by the coding sequence ATGGCGGTTGTTACTTGCGATTGTACATCAATGGATGTACAGAAAAACAAAGTTGGCGAGTTATGGTTAGAGTTGTTTACTTGTGTGGCACTTGTTGAACAGAGTCCTGGGCATTGTGATGAGTTGCTTGGGATTTTGCGTGAGTTCAAGGAAAGGGTAAAAATTACCCCTGATGAAAGTGGAAATACTGGTTTTGCAAAGGTAAAGGACAAGAATGCTGAAATGGGGATGCTTTTAGGAACAAGCATCCCTAGTGAGATTAAGGTTTTGCCTCCAAGGCAGTGCAAAAACAAAGGGTCGGGAAAAAGGTTGATCTCACAAAGAGAACGAGCTGGGGAAGTGAACAAGAAAACGCTAAGAAAATGCAGGGCCTGTGGGGAGATGGCGAACCACGACAGTAGGAATTGTGACCGAAGGACAACCGACAATGAGTAG